The following are encoded together in the Pseudomonas sp. IB20 genome:
- a CDS encoding site-specific integrase, with product MSDLDRYLNAATRDNTRLSYRAAIEHFEVNWGGFLPATSDSVARYLVAHAGVLAVNTLKLRLSALAQWHTSQGFPDPTKAPVVRKVLKGIRAVHPAQEKQAEPLQLKHLEQVVASLQAEALQASNDQDSPRLLRAKRDTALILLGFWRGFRSDELCRLNIEHVQAVPGAGISLYLPRSKSDRDNLGKTYQTPALLRLCPVQAYSEWLSASALVRGPVFRGIDRWGNLGEEGLHPNSVIPLLRQALERAGIPADLYTSHSLRRGFATWAHRSGWDIKSLMSYVGWSDMKSAMRYVEATPFLGMTLATQPLI from the coding sequence ATGAGCGATCTGGACCGGTACCTCAACGCCGCCACCCGCGATAACACCCGCCTCAGCTACCGCGCGGCCATCGAGCACTTCGAAGTGAATTGGGGCGGCTTCCTGCCCGCGACCAGCGACAGCGTGGCGCGCTATTTGGTGGCGCATGCCGGCGTGCTGGCGGTCAACACCTTGAAGCTGCGGCTTTCGGCGTTGGCGCAGTGGCACACCAGCCAGGGGTTTCCCGACCCGACCAAGGCGCCGGTGGTGCGCAAGGTGCTCAAGGGCATTCGTGCCGTACACCCGGCGCAGGAGAAACAGGCCGAGCCGCTGCAACTTAAACACCTTGAGCAGGTGGTGGCTTCGCTGCAGGCAGAAGCGCTGCAGGCGAGCAACGATCAGGACTCACCCCGATTGCTGCGCGCCAAGCGCGACACCGCGCTGATCCTGCTTGGCTTCTGGCGGGGCTTTCGCAGTGATGAGTTGTGCCGCCTGAACATCGAGCACGTGCAGGCGGTGCCAGGAGCGGGGATCAGCCTGTACCTGCCGCGCAGCAAAAGTGACCGCGACAACCTCGGCAAGACCTACCAGACCCCGGCGTTGCTGCGCCTGTGCCCGGTGCAGGCGTACAGCGAATGGCTCAGCGCCTCGGCCCTCGTGCGCGGCCCTGTGTTTCGCGGGATTGATCGCTGGGGCAACCTGGGCGAGGAGGGGCTGCACCCCAACAGTGTGATCCCGCTGCTGCGCCAAGCGCTGGAGCGCGCGGGCATCCCAGCCGACCTATACACCAGCCACTCGCTGCGCCGAGGCTTTGCCACCTGGGCGCATCGCAGTGGCTGGGACATCAAGTCGCTGATGAGTTACGTCGGTTGGAGCGACATGAAATCCGCCATGCGCTATGTTGAAGCGACGCCCTTTCTGGGCATGACCCTGGCGACTCAACCGCTGATTTGA
- a CDS encoding DNA-binding protein → MARGGINKAVVQTARLAILARGENPSIDAVRIEMGNTGSKTTIHRYLKELDDSETRVTITEAPIDDELGELVARLALRLKEKAQEPIDLALAQFEQHKAALLAQVQTLEQAHAELKQQFDIQGAALAEESAALQTTSTSLQTEQTRNAGLSQACSDYELRINDKDEQIRSLEEKHLHARDALEHYRNAIKEQREQEQRRHEGQLQQVQAELRQAQQSAMVRQDEITQLHRDNERLLIEHRVTAKELAALQEQTRKDQALQQKLSEQVSLIESERTLLQERLRVAVLESQSRQDVLSEQQQTNKSLELDLIKAQASIEALRLAAAVAAAPEATSPT, encoded by the coding sequence ATGGCTCGCGGCGGCATAAACAAAGCAGTAGTTCAAACGGCACGCCTGGCGATCCTTGCCCGCGGCGAAAACCCCAGCATCGACGCGGTACGCATCGAGATGGGTAATACCGGCTCAAAAACCACGATTCATCGCTATTTGAAGGAACTGGACGACAGCGAAACCCGGGTGACCATCACCGAAGCGCCTATTGATGACGAGCTGGGTGAGCTGGTGGCACGGCTGGCCCTGCGCCTAAAAGAGAAGGCCCAGGAGCCGATCGACCTGGCCCTGGCGCAGTTCGAACAGCACAAAGCTGCCCTGCTCGCCCAGGTGCAGACGCTTGAGCAGGCGCACGCCGAGCTCAAGCAGCAATTTGATATCCAGGGCGCCGCCCTGGCAGAAGAAAGCGCCGCCCTGCAAACCACCAGCACTAGCCTTCAGACCGAGCAAACCCGCAACGCCGGGCTCAGTCAGGCGTGCAGCGATTACGAGCTACGCATCAACGACAAGGACGAGCAGATTCGCTCGCTGGAAGAAAAGCACCTGCACGCCCGCGACGCCCTCGAGCATTACCGCAATGCAATCAAGGAACAGCGCGAGCAAGAACAGCGCCGCCACGAAGGCCAGCTGCAACAGGTGCAGGCGGAACTGCGCCAGGCCCAGCAAAGCGCAATGGTGCGTCAGGACGAGATCACACAGTTGCACCGCGACAATGAGCGGCTGTTGATCGAGCACCGCGTAACCGCGAAGGAATTGGCCGCGCTGCAGGAGCAAACCCGCAAAGACCAGGCCTTGCAGCAAAAGCTCAGTGAACAGGTCAGCCTGATTGAAAGCGAACGCACCCTGCTTCAGGAGCGCCTGCGGGTGGCCGTGCTGGAAAGCCAGTCACGCCAGGACGTGCTGAGCGAACAGCAGCAGACCAACAAAAGCCTGGAACTGGACCTTATCAAGGCCCAGGCCAGTATCGAGGCGTTGCGCCTGGCGGCCGCCGTTGCAGCGGCGCCAGAGGCAACATCGCCCACCTGA
- the galU gene encoding UTP--glucose-1-phosphate uridylyltransferase GalU produces MIKKCLFPAAGYGTRFLPATKAMPKEMLPVVNKPLIQYGVEEALDAGLNEISIVTGRGKRALEDHFDISYELENQIKGTDKEKYLVGIRKLLDECSFSYTRQTQMKGLGHAILTGRPLIGDEPFAVVLADDLCVNLEGDGVLTQMVKLYQKYRCTIVAVQEVDPQETNKYGVIAGDDIGDGLIRVRDMVEKPAPEDAPSNLAIIGRYILTPDIFKLIEETEPGKGGEIQITDALLKQAKDGCVIAYKFKGRRFDCGGAEGYIEATNFCYEHFYKTGKAY; encoded by the coding sequence ATGATCAAGAAATGCTTGTTCCCAGCAGCCGGTTACGGCACTCGCTTCTTACCAGCGACCAAAGCCATGCCCAAAGAGATGCTGCCGGTGGTGAACAAGCCACTGATTCAGTACGGCGTCGAAGAGGCACTGGATGCTGGCCTGAACGAAATCTCCATCGTCACCGGCCGTGGTAAGCGCGCGCTGGAAGACCATTTCGATATCAGCTACGAGCTGGAAAACCAGATCAAGGGCACCGACAAGGAAAAGTACCTGGTCGGTATCCGTAAATTGCTCGACGAGTGCTCGTTCTCCTACACCCGTCAAACCCAGATGAAAGGCCTTGGCCACGCGATCCTGACCGGCCGTCCGCTGATCGGTGACGAACCGTTCGCCGTGGTCCTGGCGGACGACCTGTGCGTCAACCTGGAAGGCGACGGCGTGCTGACCCAGATGGTCAAGCTGTACCAGAAGTACCGTTGCACCATCGTTGCGGTTCAAGAGGTTGATCCTCAAGAGACCAACAAGTATGGCGTGATTGCCGGTGACGACATTGGTGATGGCCTGATCCGCGTACGCGACATGGTCGAAAAACCAGCGCCGGAAGATGCTCCGTCGAACCTGGCGATCATCGGCCGTTACATTCTGACCCCGGACATCTTCAAGCTGATCGAAGAAACCGAGCCAGGCAAGGGTGGCGAGATCCAGATCACTGACGCCCTGTTGAAGCAGGCAAAAGACGGTTGTGTGATCGCGTACAAGTTCAAGGGTCGTCGTTTCGACTGCGGTGGCGCTGAAGGCTACATCGAGGCAACCAACTTCTGCTACGAGCACTTCTACAAGACTGGCAAGGCTTACTGA
- the ahpF gene encoding alkyl hydroperoxide reductase subunit F, with translation MLDANLKAQLKSYLERVTQPIEIVASLDDGAKSEEMLGLLQDVTSLTTLITLKTDGDDARKPSFAINRPGADISLRFAGIPMGHEFTSLVLALLQVGGHPSKASVEVIEQIRALKGEFSFETYFSLSCQNCPDVVQALNLMAVLNPNIRHVAIDGALFQAEVDERQIMAVPSVYLNGVNFGQGRMGLEEILAKLDTSGIEKAAEKISAKDAFDVLVVGGGPAGSAAAIYAARKGIRTGVAAERFGGQVLDTMSIENFISVQETEGPKLASALEAHVRQYDVDIMNLQRASSLIPAKHAGDLHEIRFESGATLKSKTVILATGARWREMGVPGEQEYKAKGVCFCPHCDGPLFKGKRVAVIGGGNSGVEAAIDLAGIVSHVTLLEFDSKLRADAVLQRKLYSLPNVDVITSALTSEVKGDGQKVTGLAYKDRDSGEFKTIDLEGIFVQIGLLPNTDWLKGTVELTPRGEIIVDARGETSLPGIFAAGDVTTVPYKQIVIAVGEGAKASLSAFDHLIRTSAPA, from the coding sequence ATGCTGGACGCCAATCTTAAAGCTCAGTTGAAGTCATACCTGGAACGGGTCACCCAGCCGATCGAGATCGTCGCCTCCCTCGACGACGGTGCGAAATCCGAGGAAATGCTTGGCCTTTTGCAGGACGTAACCAGCCTCACCACGCTGATCACCCTGAAAACCGATGGCGATGATGCGCGCAAGCCCTCGTTCGCCATCAACCGCCCGGGTGCCGACATCAGCCTGCGTTTCGCCGGCATCCCCATGGGCCATGAATTTACTTCGCTGGTGCTGGCCCTGCTGCAAGTCGGTGGCCACCCGTCGAAGGCCAGTGTCGAAGTGATTGAACAGATCCGCGCGCTCAAAGGCGAGTTCAGCTTCGAGACCTACTTCTCGCTGTCGTGCCAGAACTGCCCGGACGTGGTCCAGGCGCTGAACCTGATGGCCGTGCTCAACCCCAACATCCGCCACGTCGCTATCGACGGTGCGCTGTTCCAGGCGGAAGTCGATGAGCGCCAGATTATGGCGGTGCCAAGTGTCTACCTCAACGGCGTGAACTTTGGTCAGGGCCGCATGGGCCTGGAAGAAATCCTTGCCAAGCTCGACACCAGCGGCATTGAAAAAGCCGCCGAGAAAATCAGCGCCAAAGACGCGTTTGATGTGTTGGTCGTCGGCGGCGGCCCAGCCGGTTCTGCCGCTGCCATCTACGCAGCACGTAAAGGCATCCGCACCGGTGTGGCGGCTGAACGCTTTGGTGGCCAGGTGCTGGATACCATGTCGATCGAGAACTTCATCTCGGTGCAGGAAACCGAAGGGCCGAAACTGGCCAGCGCGCTGGAAGCCCACGTGCGTCAGTACGACGTGGACATCATGAACCTGCAGCGTGCCAGCAGCTTGATCCCTGCGAAACACGCCGGTGACTTGCACGAAATTCGCTTCGAAAGCGGTGCGACCCTCAAGTCCAAGACCGTAATCCTGGCCACTGGCGCCCGCTGGCGCGAAATGGGTGTGCCGGGCGAGCAGGAATACAAAGCCAAGGGCGTGTGCTTCTGCCCGCACTGCGACGGCCCGCTGTTCAAAGGCAAGCGCGTGGCAGTGATCGGCGGCGGTAACTCCGGCGTTGAAGCAGCCATCGACCTGGCCGGTATCGTCAGCCACGTGACCTTGCTCGAGTTCGACAGCAAACTGCGCGCCGACGCCGTGTTGCAGCGCAAGCTCTACAGCCTGCCGAACGTGGACGTGATCACCAGTGCGCTGACCAGTGAAGTCAAAGGCGACGGCCAGAAAGTCACCGGCCTGGCGTACAAAGATCGCGACAGTGGCGAGTTCAAGACCATCGACCTGGAAGGCATCTTCGTTCAGATCGGCTTGCTGCCCAACACTGACTGGCTCAAAGGCACAGTGGAGCTGACCCCGCGTGGCGAGATCATTGTCGATGCACGTGGCGAGACTTCGCTGCCAGGTATATTTGCCGCCGGTGACGTGACAACCGTGCCGTACAAGCAGATCGTGATCGCGGTAGGCGAGGGCGCCAAGGCTTCGCTGAGTGCTTTCGATCACCTGATCCGCACGTCCGCACCGGCGTAA
- the ahpC gene encoding alkyl hydroperoxide reductase subunit C, with product MPIINSQVKPFKATAYKNGNFVDVSDADLKGKWSVVFFYPADFTFVCPTELEDLADNYAEFQKLGVEIYSVSTDTHFAHAAWHNTSPAIGKIQYTMIGDPTLTISRNFDVLIEEAGLADRGTFVINPEGQIKIVELNDGGVGRDASELLRKIKAAQYVAAHPGEVCPAKWKEGEATLAPSLDLVGKI from the coding sequence ATGCCTATCATCAACAGCCAAGTAAAACCGTTCAAAGCTACCGCATACAAAAACGGCAACTTCGTAGACGTGTCGGACGCTGACCTGAAAGGCAAATGGTCCGTAGTATTCTTTTACCCAGCCGACTTCACCTTCGTTTGCCCAACCGAGCTGGAAGACCTGGCTGACAACTACGCCGAATTCCAGAAACTGGGCGTCGAGATCTACAGCGTTTCCACCGACACCCACTTTGCTCACGCTGCCTGGCACAACACTTCGCCAGCCATCGGCAAAATCCAGTACACCATGATCGGTGACCCGACCCTGACCATCTCGCGCAACTTCGACGTACTGATCGAAGAAGCTGGCCTGGCAGACCGCGGTACTTTCGTGATCAACCCAGAAGGTCAGATCAAGATCGTTGAACTGAACGATGGCGGTGTTGGCCGTGACGCTTCCGAGCTGCTGCGCAAAATCAAGGCCGCTCAGTACGTCGCTGCCCACCCAGGCGAAGTGTGCCCAGCCAAGTGGAAAGAAGGCGAGGCTACTCTGGCTCCGTCCCTGGACCTGGTCGGCAAGATCTAA
- a CDS encoding FAD-dependent oxidoreductase, protein MAGANRCCIAATVLRGFDGRAHHLKEELTKRGLDLQFNADIERIDKQADGSLKATLKDGRVLEADCVFYATGRRPMLDNLGLENTGVKLDERGFVEVDDLYQTAESSILAIGDVIGRVQLTPVALAEGMAVARRLFKPEHIASGYDDPTACSACRTWHVAEEEGKTATRCRSSKAASDP, encoded by the coding sequence ATGGCTGGCGCCAACCGCTGCTGTATCGCGGCGACTGTTCTGCGCGGTTTTGACGGGCGTGCGCACCACCTGAAAGAAGAGCTGACCAAGCGCGGCCTGGACCTGCAATTTAACGCTGATATCGAGCGCATCGACAAACAAGCCGATGGCAGCCTCAAGGCCACGCTGAAAGACGGTCGTGTGCTGGAGGCCGATTGCGTGTTTTATGCCACCGGCCGCCGCCCGATGTTGGACAATCTGGGTCTGGAGAATACTGGCGTCAAATTGGACGAGCGCGGCTTCGTTGAGGTGGATGACCTGTACCAGACCGCCGAGTCGTCGATCCTGGCGATCGGTGATGTGATTGGTCGTGTGCAATTGACGCCGGTTGCCCTGGCTGAAGGCATGGCGGTGGCACGTCGCTTGTTCAAGCCTGAGCATATCGCCAGTGGATACGATGATCCGACGGCGTGTTCAGCCTGCCGAACATGGCACGTGGCTGAGGAAGAAGGCAAGACGGCCACAAGGTGCAGATCTTCGAAAGCCGCTTCCGACCCATGA
- a CDS encoding histone-like nucleoid-structuring protein, MvaT/MvaU family translates to MSRLAEFRAAEKALQEQLAQLESLKNDAGLKKEIEFEEKLQGLMKHYGKGLRDIISILDPNPGKAGATLAAAPKQRRARVVKVYSNPHTGELIETKGGNHRGLKAWKEQYGAATVDSWLRG, encoded by the coding sequence TTGTCCAGACTCGCCGAATTTCGCGCAGCAGAAAAAGCCCTTCAAGAGCAGCTTGCCCAGCTCGAATCCTTGAAGAACGACGCCGGCTTGAAGAAAGAAATCGAATTTGAAGAAAAGCTGCAAGGCCTGATGAAGCACTACGGCAAAGGCCTGCGCGACATCATCTCGATCCTTGACCCAAACCCTGGCAAGGCCGGCGCTACGCTCGCCGCCGCACCAAAACAGCGCCGCGCGCGCGTGGTCAAGGTGTATAGCAACCCGCACACCGGTGAGCTGATCGAGACCAAAGGCGGCAACCACCGCGGCCTGAAAGCCTGGAAAGAACAGTATGGCGCTGCCACTGTCGATTCCTGGCTGCGCGGCTGA
- a CDS encoding NAD(P)H-dependent flavin oxidoreductase, with amino-acid sequence MSSWPDTRILDLLGIEVPIIQAPMAGATTTAMVIATNAAGGLGSMPAAALTIEQLREALATIRQASSRPINVNFFCHQPPAADEAGDRRWKDLLEPYYHELGADFDAPTPASNRAPFNDAACKVVEEFRPEVVSFHFGLPEKALLDRVKATGAKVLSSATTVEEALWLEQHGCDAIIAMGFEAGGHRGLFLSDDLNTQIGLMALLPQIVDAVSVPVIAAGGIGDARGIVAAFALGASAVQVGTAYLFTPEANVSASHHHALRHAQASETALTNLFTGRPARGIVNRVMRELGAINPQAPAFPTSGGALMPLKAKDEAGFSNLWSGQALRLGKDISTYDLTRELAEQARAKLQ; translated from the coding sequence ATGAGCAGCTGGCCAGACACTCGAATTCTTGACCTGCTGGGCATTGAAGTGCCCATCATCCAGGCCCCTATGGCCGGGGCAACGACCACCGCCATGGTCATCGCCACCAATGCGGCCGGCGGGCTGGGCTCAATGCCCGCCGCAGCGCTGACCATCGAGCAACTGCGTGAAGCCTTGGCCACGATCCGCCAGGCAAGCTCGCGGCCGATCAATGTGAATTTCTTCTGTCATCAACCGCCCGCCGCCGATGAAGCCGGTGACCGCCGCTGGAAGGACTTGCTGGAACCTTACTACCATGAACTCGGCGCCGATTTTGACGCGCCAACGCCCGCGTCCAACCGCGCACCCTTTAATGACGCTGCCTGCAAAGTGGTCGAAGAGTTCCGCCCCGAAGTGGTGAGCTTTCACTTTGGCCTGCCGGAAAAAGCCTTGCTCGACCGGGTCAAAGCCACGGGCGCCAAGGTACTGTCATCGGCCACCACCGTGGAAGAAGCCCTCTGGCTGGAACAGCATGGCTGCGACGCCATCATTGCAATGGGGTTTGAGGCTGGCGGGCATCGCGGGTTGTTTCTCAGCGACGACCTCAACACCCAGATCGGCCTGATGGCACTGCTGCCGCAGATTGTCGACGCGGTCAGCGTGCCGGTGATCGCCGCCGGTGGTATCGGTGATGCGCGCGGCATTGTCGCGGCATTCGCCCTGGGCGCTTCGGCCGTGCAAGTGGGTACCGCGTACCTCTTCACTCCCGAAGCCAACGTCAGCGCTTCCCATCACCATGCACTGCGCCACGCCCAAGCCAGCGAGACCGCACTGACCAACCTGTTCACCGGCCGCCCGGCGCGAGGCATCGTTAACCGCGTGATGCGCGAACTCGGCGCGATCAACCCGCAAGCGCCCGCCTTCCCCACTTCCGGCGGCGCCTTGATGCCGCTCAAAGCCAAGGATGAAGCGGGTTTCAGCAACCTGTGGTCAGGCCAGGCATTGCGCCTGGGCAAAGACATTTCCACGTACGACCTGACCCGCGAATTGGCCGAGCAGGCACGGGCCAAGCTCCAATAG
- the alkB gene encoding DNA oxidative demethylase AlkB, with protein MPGPTADLFADDALQQPAGREQIGEESYVLRGYALPRVERLLPELRRILAQSPFRQMVTPGGFTMSAALSSCGELGWTTDSSGYRYSPLDPRSQQPWPAMPHTLRELAVQAAAEAGFSDFTPDACLINRYVPGAKMSLHQDKNERCYNAPVVSVSLGLPAIFLFGGHERGNRTQKVSLFHGDVVVWGGVDRLRFHGVMPIKDGVHPVMGPQRINLTFRTAG; from the coding sequence ATGCCCGGCCCGACTGCGGACCTGTTTGCCGACGACGCCCTGCAACAACCCGCAGGGCGTGAACAGATTGGCGAAGAGTCTTACGTGTTAAGGGGCTATGCCCTGCCCCGGGTCGAGCGTCTGTTACCTGAACTACGGCGCATATTGGCCCAATCACCGTTTCGGCAAATGGTCACACCCGGCGGCTTTACCATGTCGGCGGCGCTGAGCAGTTGCGGCGAGCTGGGTTGGACCACCGACAGCAGCGGCTATCGTTACAGCCCGCTTGACCCGCGCAGCCAGCAACCGTGGCCTGCCATGCCTCACACGTTGCGCGAACTGGCTGTGCAGGCGGCCGCAGAAGCCGGCTTCAGCGACTTCACTCCGGATGCCTGCCTGATCAACCGCTATGTGCCCGGCGCCAAGATGTCCCTGCACCAAGACAAGAACGAACGGTGCTACAACGCGCCCGTGGTCTCCGTGTCACTGGGCCTGCCGGCGATTTTCCTGTTTGGCGGCCATGAACGCGGCAACCGCACGCAAAAGGTCTCGCTGTTTCATGGCGATGTGGTGGTCTGGGGCGGCGTCGATCGCTTGCGCTTTCATGGGGTGATGCCAATCAAGGACGGCGTGCATCCGGTCATGGGCCCGCAACGCATCAACCTGACCTTTCGCACCGCCGGTTAA
- a CDS encoding DUF4946 domain-containing protein → MIEFRNSLLSAMCFLLASPLVLAADPEIHWPSGWQVEEVDVDGEAPVKPQAVSRQRAIKNDENGNTLMVMELTGTPIEAGHKVNLQGVLLEMRKSIQKDFAGSGYQSVCTKMHPTTLSRLEALETTCVITENGRHVLSQTLVGAVDSDKAYVFSYAGQAEAYEASKDEVGSVRDSLKL, encoded by the coding sequence ATGATTGAATTTCGTAATTCGCTGTTGAGCGCCATGTGTTTTCTGTTGGCCAGCCCGCTTGTGCTGGCGGCCGACCCGGAAATTCACTGGCCCAGCGGCTGGCAGGTCGAGGAAGTGGACGTTGACGGCGAGGCGCCGGTAAAACCCCAGGCAGTGTCGCGCCAGCGCGCAATCAAGAACGATGAAAATGGCAATACCTTGATGGTCATGGAGTTGACCGGCACCCCGATTGAGGCCGGGCATAAAGTTAATCTTCAAGGTGTATTGCTGGAAATGCGTAAATCCATCCAGAAAGATTTCGCCGGTAGCGGTTATCAAAGCGTGTGCACCAAGATGCACCCAACCACATTGAGCCGTCTTGAGGCGCTGGAAACTACTTGTGTGATTACTGAAAATGGCCGACACGTTTTGTCGCAAACATTAGTCGGCGCGGTTGATAGCGATAAAGCCTATGTATTTTCGTATGCAGGGCAGGCCGAAGCCTACGAGGCAAGCAAAGACGAAGTGGGTTCGGTACGTGACAGCCTCAAACTTTGA
- the ada gene encoding bifunctional DNA-binding transcriptional regulator/O6-methylguanine-DNA methyltransferase Ada: MTNEQDPRWAAIVTRDAKADALFVYGVKTTGVYCRPSSASRLPRPENIEFFDTPLQAEAAGYRPSKRAAGDQTQLAAHHGQLVADACRRIEQAETPPSLDALARPAGLSAFHFHRVFKAITGLTPKGYANALRSRKVRDGLKGQHSVTDALYDAGFNSNSRFYEAADQLLGMKPCDYKAGGTNSEIRFAVGQCSLGAILVAQSQRGVCAILLGDDPDQLVRDLQDQFPKAELVGADRDFEQLIAQVVGFVEAPALGLDLPLDLRGTAFQERVWQALREIPVGSTASYAQIAQRIGAPTSFRAVAQACGANHLAVAIPCHRVVRSNGELSGYRWGVERKRQLLERESQ; this comes from the coding sequence ATGACCAACGAACAAGACCCGCGCTGGGCCGCCATCGTCACCCGCGACGCCAAGGCAGACGCACTGTTTGTGTACGGGGTTAAAACCACCGGCGTGTACTGCCGCCCCAGCAGCGCCTCGCGCTTGCCACGGCCGGAAAACATCGAATTCTTCGACACGCCGCTGCAAGCCGAAGCCGCAGGTTATCGCCCCAGCAAACGCGCCGCGGGTGACCAGACTCAATTGGCCGCGCACCATGGGCAACTGGTTGCCGATGCGTGCCGCCGCATCGAACAGGCCGAAACGCCGCCCAGCCTGGACGCTCTCGCACGCCCGGCCGGGTTAAGCGCGTTCCATTTCCACCGCGTATTCAAAGCCATCACTGGCCTGACGCCCAAGGGTTACGCCAACGCCCTGCGCTCGCGCAAAGTACGCGATGGCCTCAAGGGGCAGCACTCGGTTACCGACGCGCTGTATGACGCAGGCTTCAACTCCAACAGCCGCTTTTATGAGGCGGCTGACCAGCTACTCGGCATGAAGCCCTGCGATTACAAGGCCGGCGGCACCAACAGTGAAATTCGCTTTGCCGTGGGCCAATGCTCATTGGGGGCGATTCTGGTGGCGCAGAGTCAACGCGGTGTCTGTGCGATTTTGCTGGGGGATGACCCGGACCAACTGGTGCGCGACCTGCAGGACCAGTTCCCCAAGGCCGAGTTGGTCGGTGCGGACCGGGACTTCGAACAATTGATTGCGCAGGTAGTGGGCTTTGTCGAAGCGCCTGCCTTGGGCCTGGATTTACCCCTGGATTTGCGCGGCACCGCCTTTCAGGAACGGGTGTGGCAGGCGCTGCGCGAAATTCCGGTGGGCAGCACTGCCAGCTACGCGCAAATTGCCCAGCGGATCGGCGCGCCCACATCCTTTAGAGCGGTGGCCCAGGCCTGCGGAGCCAACCACTTGGCGGTGGCAATTCCCTGCCACCGCGTGGTGCGCAGCAACGGCGAGCTTTCGGGCTACCGCTGGGGCGTGGAGCGCAAGCGCCAGCTGCTGGAGCGCGAAAGTCAGTAA
- the gloA gene encoding lactoylglutathione lyase encodes MSLHDLNTFPGVTAQPDTATSNFVFNHTMLRVKDITQSLDFYTRILGFSLVEKRDFPEAEFSLYFLALVDKAQIPADAAARTQWMKSIPGILELTHNHGTENDADFAYHNGNTDPRGFGHICISVPDIVAACERFEALGCDFQKRLTDGRMKSLAFIKDPDAYWVEIIQPAPM; translated from the coding sequence ATGAGCCTGCACGATCTGAACACCTTCCCGGGCGTCACCGCCCAGCCCGACACCGCCACCTCGAACTTTGTGTTCAACCACACCATGTTGCGGGTCAAGGACATCACCCAGTCGCTGGATTTCTACACCCGCATCCTGGGTTTTTCCCTGGTGGAAAAGCGCGACTTCCCGGAAGCCGAATTCAGCCTGTACTTCCTGGCCCTGGTGGACAAGGCCCAGATTCCAGCTGACGCCGCCGCGCGCACCCAGTGGATGAAGTCGATCCCGGGCATCCTGGAACTGACCCACAACCACGGCACCGAAAACGATGCCGATTTTGCCTACCATAACGGCAACACCGACCCGCGTGGCTTTGGCCATATCTGCATCTCGGTGCCGGATATCGTCGCCGCCTGCGAGCGTTTCGAAGCCCTGGGCTGTGATTTCCAGAAGCGCCTGACCGATGGCCGCATGAAAAGCCTGGCCTTCATCAAGGACCCGGATGCGTACTGGGTTGAGATTATTCAGCCAGCGCCTATGTAA
- a CDS encoding GyrI-like domain-containing protein — MQTIKEQQVAAVRVSGLKVRTRNADEAQPSSAKIGPMWQRFFAEELYQKIPGKQPESPMYGVYSGYESDAQGLFDVTAGVATQAPAAGFDSLVIEPGRYLVFEARGPMPAAIITAWQHVWDYFEQPGVESRAFVTDFEVYPADDVALIYIGIH; from the coding sequence GTGCAAACAATCAAGGAACAACAGGTAGCGGCCGTTCGTGTGTCCGGGCTGAAAGTTCGCACGCGTAATGCGGATGAAGCCCAGCCTTCGAGCGCGAAGATCGGCCCGATGTGGCAACGGTTTTTCGCTGAAGAGCTTTACCAGAAAATACCCGGCAAGCAGCCGGAGTCACCGATGTACGGGGTGTACAGCGGCTATGAGTCCGATGCGCAAGGGCTGTTTGATGTCACTGCGGGCGTGGCGACCCAGGCACCGGCTGCCGGGTTTGACAGCTTGGTGATTGAGCCGGGGCGTTATTTGGTGTTTGAGGCGCGTGGGCCGATGCCGGCTGCGATCATCACGGCTTGGCAGCACGTCTGGGACTACTTTGAGCAGCCGGGTGTGGAGTCGCGTGCGTTTGTCACCGATTTTGAGGTGTACCCGGCGGACGACGTGGCGCTGATCTATATCGGTATCCACTAG
- a CDS encoding DUF1883 domain-containing protein, whose protein sequence is MKFIHQREHLNEGDIVVIECSQTCNIRLMSDANFRSFKNGGRHTYHGGAFDQFPAKITAPSTGFWNITLDVVTRRAISVTRKPALSHKIRIVRRTSTKLS, encoded by the coding sequence ATGAAATTCATCCACCAGCGCGAGCACCTCAACGAGGGCGACATCGTTGTCATCGAATGCTCGCAGACCTGCAACATTCGCCTGATGAGCGATGCCAACTTTCGCAGCTTCAAGAACGGTGGCCGCCACACCTACCACGGCGGCGCGTTCGACCAGTTCCCGGCGAAAATCACCGCACCCAGCACCGGTTTCTGGAACATTACCCTGGACGTGGTGACGCGCCGCGCGATCAGCGTTACGCGCAAACCGGCGCTGTCCCACAAGATTCGCATTGTTCGTCGCACCAGCACCAAGCTGAGCTGA